The window GTGTGTGCTGCTCATTATAGCTTTGAAGTTTATGGGTGAATTGAATTACCCAATGACAAAGCAAATTCTTTGATATAGGAGGAGTTAGATGAAACCCAATATATTATTTATGATTGCAGAGGATATTTGTCCAAATTTAGGATGTTATGGAGACATAGATGCTATTACACCAAACTTAGATGAATTGGCTGAAAAGGGGATGAGATATGAACATGCTTCAAGTGTAGGCCCGGTATGTTCAGCGGCTAGAACTGCAATTGCTCTAGGAATGTATCCTACTGTAGCAGGCGTTTCAAATCATCGCAGCCATGTAAAGATTCCAGATCATATAAGAATATTTGCTGAGTTTATGCAAGAAGCAGGATACTATACAGGTATAAACAAAACAGATTACAATTTTTGTGAAACGTACACGGATGGTAAGATTACAGGTTGGGATACAATCATTGAATCCGACTTTGGAAGTGACAGTGAAAAAGTTGTTAAAGAACTGAAACATGCATGGAATAGACGTACTGAAGGTAAACCATTTTTTTTCATGCATACCTACGCAGTAACGCATCAGTCAAAATATGGATATCCAGGAACGCCAAAAGAACATCGTCGTCAGATTATTCCAAGAACAAAACCAGAACATTATAGAGATAGGAATAATTTGCACATACCTAGATATCATGTCGATAATCCAAACACCAAAGAAATCTGGGGGCAGTATCATGAATGTATAACAGCTATGGATCGTATGATTGGTGAAACGATTTATGAAATGAAGGAAGATGGGATTTTTAATAATACCATCATATTTTTCTTTGGTGATAATGGAATGGGAATACCAGGTGGAAAGTCGAATATATGGAATGAGGGAACAAATGTACCTTTGATTATTCATATACCAGAAAAATTCAAGTCACATGCCAAGAATTATGTTTCTGGAAAAGTAATCAAATATCCAGTTGATTTTGTGGATTTTGCTTCAACTATACTCCGGTTGGGTAATGCCAAATGTCCAGCATATCTTCAAGGACGTGACATTCTCAATATGGATGAGTCAAAAGCAAGGAATAGTTCATTTTCATACAGAAATCGAACGGATAATAGTTGTGATATTTCTCGTACTATAAAAGACGATAGATATCTGTATGTGAGAAATTTTTATCCCAGTAGAGGCTGGAGTGAATCGCCATATATGGTTCTATGTGCGCCTTATTTTATGGCTAGTAATGAGACAGACGTTAAAAATCATTATATAAAGGATGGTGCATATGATAGAAGAAATGCCTTCTATTTGCCAGAAAAACCATGTGAGGAATTATATGATCTTAAGACTGATCCATTTCAGATGAATAATCTGGTTGATTCCAAGGCATTCAAAGATCAATTAGTTGTCATGAGGCAGCTATTGAAGAAATGGATGATTGACATCAAAGATGGTGGGTTGCTTATGGAACGTGAGTATCAATGTTTACCAAATGGAAAAACAGCTTATGATATGATTCAAGATCCTAATATATACCCTCTTGTTAATATATTAAACATATGTGACATGATGTTTGATGAAGATGTTAATAAAAAAGAACTAATTGCGGGTTTAGAAAATGAGAATCCCTCAATTCGTTATTGGACAATCCAAGTTTTATATAAGTTGCCATTGCTTGATGAAGAGATAATCGACCATCTAATTCTTAAGTTGCACGACATAAGTCCAATGGTACGAATTTCGGTTGCTGAATTGTTGATAGGTGTATCTACTCGACAGGATATAATTTGTATAGCAGAGAATACAATAAATGGATTTCTAGGGGATGATGAAGATTTGTTAATGCAGTTAGAGGCATTATTGTGCATTGATAGAATAGGTCATCAACTGAAACATCTGCTACCTAAAATAGAAGAAATTATGAGTCTATTCAAAGGGAATAGTGGAATAGATCTAAGTCGTTATATTGGTTCTGTTCAATCACTTGCAAAATTTATGTATGGAAAATGGAATAATGGTTTTGGTTCTTTAGATATAGACTGTGAAGAAATTAGGAGATACGCAATATTTCATGAGTTAAAGGAAAACGCCAATGCAATAGACTTAGAAATAGGATAGAACATGTAAGGAGATAAAGTGAATAGCAATAGATTATTATACTTAGATGATATATTAAATGAAATCATCCAAATAGAAAAGGTCATGAGCTAATCGCTAATGAACTTGCAACGTGGTTTATTGTCAAGTAACTTATTTATCTAAAATATTGACCTTAAATATCTTTTTACATTATGTTATAATAATTCTACCCATGATTAGGGATTAAGCATGCAAGCACGTATCCTATAACGGTTAACTTAGGGAATGAGGGTGGCTTGCTTAATAGAAAATGGAGGATTATGCCATGGCAGATATAAAATATGATATTGTAGAAGAATTAGGTGTCGTATCAGAATCCAATAGAGGATGGAAAAAAGAATTGAATCGAATTAGCTGGAATGGACGAGAAGCCAAATATGACTTACGCGATTGGGCTCCTGACCATGAGAAGATGGGTAAAGGCATTACATTATCCCATCAAGAACTTATTGCCCTTAGAGAACTGTTAAATAAAATCTTGTAAAGAACACAGGGCAATTTAGTACAAAAAATAAAGAAATCCTACAAGAAACATAGTCGTCGTTATGCTATGCTAATATCATACAAATTATGATAGGATAGAGGAGTGTAGCATAATGATTAGTAAGATTCTAGAAAAAGCAAGAAAAGGTATTACCCTAAGTAAAAGAGATGCGCTCACATTGTTGGAAGTTGACCAAGCATCTCCTTTATTTTATGAATTGATTGCCACTGCCAATGAATTAACCAGAAAAACATACCATAATCAAGGATACGTCTTTGCTCAAATAGGCTTGAATGCGGAACCATGTTCTAAAAACTGCAAATTCTGTTCCCTTGGGAGTACCCATTATGCCGTTGATTGTGAATGGAAAAAGAGTGAAGAAGCCATTCAACAAGAAATACAACAGTTTGTTGAGAGCGGTGTACATGATATATTTTTGATGATTACAGCTGATTATGATTTGGAGGCATTCTTAGACATCGTCAGTCAAGCCCGTCAACTGATACCAGAGCACATACGATTAGTTGTCAATATGGGTGACTTTGATAGGGATATTGGTAGAAGGCTTAAAAAAATAGGGGTAACAGGTGTTTACCATATTCATCGATTAAGAGAGGGCATTGATACAGATATTTTACCAGAGGTTAGAATAGCAACGTTAGATGCGATTAAGGAAGTGGGATTGGAACTCTACTATTGTGTAGAACCCATAGGTCCAGAGCATACTTATGATGAAATTGCCGACGAGATGATCAGAGCGAGGGATTATGGCGTTAGCGTGATGGCTGTTATGCGTCGTGTTCCTATAGCAGGAACACCTCTTTACGACAAAGGTCAAATAACTTCCTTGGAACTGACAAAAATAGCTGCTGTAGCAAGGCTTGTATCAGAACCCACAAGAGCCATGAATGCTCATGAAGTAACACCCATGTCCCTTATAGCTGGTGTCAACCAATTGTATGGGGAGTATGGTGCTAACCCACGTGATATTCACACCCATACCGAAGAAGGAAGGGGTTATAGCATCAATCAGATAAAGGTATTATTAACAGATGCAGAATATCAAATAAGTTGACAATAAGCATAAAAAAAACACCTGTTCATGGAGTGAACATATCAGGTATGTAAAAAGCAAGTTATTATAACAATTCAGGAGCAGGCGTATGAATAGCCTACTCCTTGTTGCATATTAAGGATTTACTATTTGTTTAAAAAATACAAGAATGGCAAAAATATAAGAAACAACCCCTAAGAAAGGAAGGTACCATGTTTCTTATATATGATAAAAAAACACGGGAAGCTGTTCGGTGTCATGGCACCAACAGTGCCTTTGACCAAGCATCCAATAGAGACTTGAAAAAAGACCTTCATCTAAAGGATAATGAAGATTTTATACGATTAACCAACACTTGTATTCATGAAATAAGAAGCAAAGCATTTCATCATGATTAGTTCTAATCCCTTTTGTTACTGTATATATTATAAGGACAAGGGGGATTTTTTATGTGGTTATATGTATTATTGGGTACAACAGAGCAAGTAAAAATCATGCATGGTGAAGTGGGGGTCATGTATGATGCCATGAAATTTATCTACAGTTCTTTTTTTACAGTTGTAGGGCTCTTAATTGCCTTAGCCGGTTTTGTCACATATACAGCTCTAAAACGCTTTCTTCATAAATGGATGGATAAAGAGCGCAGTAAACTTCTGTCCCATATGCTGGAAGACTTAGCAAATACCAAGCAAGTTATTGGAAAAGAATACTTAAGCAGTAATAAATGTATCAACGGACAATACATTTTCCCAGTTGTCAGCCATACCCTTAGTTTT is drawn from Vallitalea pronyensis and contains these coding sequences:
- a CDS encoding sulfatase-like hydrolase/transferase, whose protein sequence is MKPNILFMIAEDICPNLGCYGDIDAITPNLDELAEKGMRYEHASSVGPVCSAARTAIALGMYPTVAGVSNHRSHVKIPDHIRIFAEFMQEAGYYTGINKTDYNFCETYTDGKITGWDTIIESDFGSDSEKVVKELKHAWNRRTEGKPFFFMHTYAVTHQSKYGYPGTPKEHRRQIIPRTKPEHYRDRNNLHIPRYHVDNPNTKEIWGQYHECITAMDRMIGETIYEMKEDGIFNNTIIFFFGDNGMGIPGGKSNIWNEGTNVPLIIHIPEKFKSHAKNYVSGKVIKYPVDFVDFASTILRLGNAKCPAYLQGRDILNMDESKARNSSFSYRNRTDNSCDISRTIKDDRYLYVRNFYPSRGWSESPYMVLCAPYFMASNETDVKNHYIKDGAYDRRNAFYLPEKPCEELYDLKTDPFQMNNLVDSKAFKDQLVVMRQLLKKWMIDIKDGGLLMEREYQCLPNGKTAYDMIQDPNIYPLVNILNICDMMFDEDVNKKELIAGLENENPSIRYWTIQVLYKLPLLDEEIIDHLILKLHDISPMVRISVAELLIGVSTRQDIICIAENTINGFLGDDEDLLMQLEALLCIDRIGHQLKHLLPKIEEIMSLFKGNSGIDLSRYIGSVQSLAKFMYGKWNNGFGSLDIDCEEIRRYAIFHELKENANAIDLEIG
- a CDS encoding YdbC family protein yields the protein MADIKYDIVEELGVVSESNRGWKKELNRISWNGREAKYDLRDWAPDHEKMGKGITLSHQELIALRELLNKIL
- a CDS encoding radical SAM protein, with product MISKILEKARKGITLSKRDALTLLEVDQASPLFYELIATANELTRKTYHNQGYVFAQIGLNAEPCSKNCKFCSLGSTHYAVDCEWKKSEEAIQQEIQQFVESGVHDIFLMITADYDLEAFLDIVSQARQLIPEHIRLVVNMGDFDRDIGRRLKKIGVTGVYHIHRLREGIDTDILPEVRIATLDAIKEVGLELYYCVEPIGPEHTYDEIADEMIRARDYGVSVMAVMRRVPIAGTPLYDKGQITSLELTKIAAVARLVSEPTRAMNAHEVTPMSLIAGVNQLYGEYGANPRDIHTHTEEGRGYSINQIKVLLTDAEYQIS